The Lactuca sativa cultivar Salinas chromosome 2, Lsat_Salinas_v11, whole genome shotgun sequence genome includes a window with the following:
- the LOC111898636 gene encoding uncharacterized protein LOC111898636 codes for MDVDIMPDSTTLFSKYYVCFKAISDGWKEGCRLVIGLDGCFLKGIVRGEVLAAVGRDANNQIYPIAWAVVGVENKATWKWFIDLLMDDIDGGLGAGITLLSDGHKGLLEAVKERCPEAEHRQCARHIVGNFAKRFTGQHFRKLFWRAVRASTEQKFKHVMEKIKSLDTQAYEYLIDRDPTTWSKAFFKEGRDCDAVENGVSESFNSAIRHARRKPIITMLEEIRIFVMERIYSQRVEGIEWDLNICPSIRKRIQELKVKQRLWGVTPCGYQKYEVRFNDAAYGVDLIAKTCA; via the exons ATGGATGTAGACATCATGCCAGATTCCACAACTTTGTTTTCTAAGTACTATGTCTGCTTTAAAGCTATAAGTGATGGTTGGAAGGAAGGGTGCAGGCTTGTGATTGGCCTTGATGGTTGCTTTCTAAAGGGTATTGTTAGGGGAGAAGTTTTGGCAGCTGTAGGGAGGGATGCAAACAACCAAATCTACCCTATAGCATGGGCTGTAGTTGGAGTTGAGAACAAGGCCACATGGAAGTGGTTCATAGATCTCCTCATGGATGATATTGATGGTGGTCTTGGTGCAGGCATTACCCTTCTTTCTGATGGACACAAG GGGTTGCTAGAAGCAGTAAAAGAAAGGTGTCCAGAAGCTGAACACAGACAATGTGCCAGGCACATTGTGGGTAATTTTGCTAAACGGTTTACCGGTCAACATTTCAGGAAGCTTTTTTGGAGGGCTGTTAGAGCTAGTACTGAACAGAAGTTCAAACATGTAATGGAAAAGATCAAATCTTTAGATACTCAAGCATATGAGTACCTTATAGACAGAGATCCTACTACCTGGTCTAAGGCATTTTTTAAAGAGGGCAGAGATTGTGATGCAGTTGAGAATGGGGTGAGTGAGAGTTTCAATTCTGCTATTAGGCATGCTAGAAGGAAACCAATCATCACTATGCTAGAGGAGATTAGGATATTTGTGATGGAGAGGATATACAGTCAAAGAGTAGAAGGAATTGAATGGGATTTGAATATCTGTCCAAGTATTAGGAAGCGTATACAAGAGTTGAAGGTTAAACAGAG ATTGTGGGGGGTTACTCCTTGTGGTTATCAAAAGTATGAAGTTAGGTTCAATGATGCAGCATATGGAGTGGATCTAATTGCAAAGACTTGTGCATGA
- the LOC111898635 gene encoding uncharacterized protein LOC111898635 — MLLKEGCMRFLDCALIPPMASSYSFSSSLNRSSKKSTAHDTKTCDCGFPARILTSKTPKNPGRHFMVCNEGKCKYWKWLDVEPVEMPLMEVVEGMKVELIALKTEVEKVKEDMEQMRKEKIPFFDCNGIIETTMHRNNKKLIEYGG, encoded by the exons ATGTTATTAAAAGAGGGGTGTATGCGGTTCCTTGATTGTGCCCTAATACCCCCGATGGCTTCCTCCTACAGCTTCTCATCATCCCTCAATCGATCAAGCAAGAAATCAACTGCGCACGATACAAAAACTTGTGATTGTGGGTTCCCTGCACGTATTCTAACATCAAAAACACCAAAGAATCCAGGGAGGCATTTCATGGTGTGCAATGAG GGTAAATGCAAATATTGGAAATGGTTGGATGTAGAACCTGTAgaaatgcctctaatggaagtgGTGGAGGGAATGAAAGTTGAATTAATAGCATTAAAGACCGAAGTAGAGAAGGTGAAGGAAGACATGGAACAAATGAGGAAGGAAAA GATTCCATTCTTTGACTGTAATGGAATCATTGAGACAACAATGCATAGAAATAATAAGAAACTAATTGAATACGGTGGTTGA